A portion of the Chlamydia avium 10DC88 genome contains these proteins:
- a CDS encoding protein arginine kinase gives MILPNDLLLKFANKKHAIPANKIWPITTFSLSRNLSIAKFLPCLSKEQKQEILEAIVSHFNNIEGFDEFIVFPLKDAPVWQKEFLTEHFLFPYDMTGNPEGEAFIVNRSGDLLVTINCRDHITLHAIDFACEPEKSLDILVKLDCYLNNKLEFAFSSDFGFLTTHPRECGTGLKSQCFLHTPALIYSKELQDLIDEDAEIFCKGMLPASSELVGNIITLSNKHSLGLTEEQILSTLRIWSSKISSAEISAKRQQIEKNSGDLKNHILRALGLLTHSYHLDLQEALDALSWIQFGISVGWIQGTDDHVLWNPVFWQVRRGHLALIEQPENDKNLQKETIMQLRADVVKKFVERLSPVD, from the coding sequence ATGATTCTGCCCAATGATTTACTTCTTAAATTTGCTAATAAGAAACATGCTATTCCTGCGAATAAGATTTGGCCGATAACGACATTTTCCTTATCTAGGAATCTCTCTATAGCTAAATTTCTTCCTTGTTTATCGAAAGAGCAAAAACAAGAAATCTTGGAAGCCATAGTTTCTCATTTTAATAATATTGAAGGTTTCGATGAGTTCATTGTATTCCCTCTTAAAGATGCTCCTGTATGGCAGAAAGAATTTCTTACTGAACACTTTTTATTTCCCTATGATATGACGGGAAACCCGGAAGGAGAAGCTTTTATTGTAAATCGTTCTGGAGATCTTCTTGTTACTATCAATTGTCGAGATCATATAACATTACATGCTATAGATTTTGCATGTGAACCTGAAAAGAGTTTAGATATTCTTGTTAAATTGGATTGTTATTTAAACAATAAACTTGAGTTTGCATTTTCTTCAGATTTTGGTTTTCTGACTACACATCCGCGAGAATGTGGTACAGGGTTAAAGAGTCAGTGTTTCCTACATACTCCTGCGTTGATTTATTCTAAGGAGTTGCAAGATCTTATAGATGAGGATGCAGAGATTTTTTGTAAAGGGATGCTCCCTGCATCTTCGGAACTTGTAGGGAATATCATTACACTATCTAATAAACATTCTTTAGGACTTACGGAAGAGCAAATCTTATCTACCTTAAGGATTTGGTCATCAAAAATCTCATCTGCGGAAATATCTGCAAAAAGGCAGCAGATAGAAAAAAATTCTGGGGATTTAAAAAATCATATTTTACGTGCCTTAGGTCTATTGACGCATTCTTATCATTTAGATCTTCAGGAAGCATTAGATGCTTTAAGTTGGATTCAATTTGGCATTAGCGTAGGGTGGATTCAAGGTACGGATGATCATGTTTTATGGAATCCTGTATTTTGGCAAGTACGCCGTGGTCATCTTGCGTTGATTGAGCAGCCCGAGAACGATAAAAACCTACAGAAAGAGACAATTATGCAATTACGTGCTGATGTAGTAAAAAAATTTGTCGAACGTCTGTCTCCTGTAGACTAG
- a CDS encoding UvrB/UvrC motif-containing protein has product MILSNSSHLCYLCQRPASICYTEVDQNKVIRSYVCDSCPCPSYYYSRVAIPLSSSESPLTLECGNCKTIWQPYTDEDRLFGCHLCYTNFKAPLITELIQNKICFSSLTEKIQGSLHIGRGPGEIVNVNPLLKLIALNEALQDTLSREDYEQAALIRDQINHLKNQNSHDSAQ; this is encoded by the coding sequence ATGATTCTTTCTAACTCTTCTCACTTATGTTACCTTTGTCAAAGGCCTGCTTCTATTTGTTATACTGAGGTGGATCAGAATAAGGTAATTCGTTCTTACGTGTGTGATTCTTGTCCGTGTCCAAGTTATTATTATAGTCGTGTTGCTATTCCTTTATCTTCTTCAGAATCTCCTCTTACTTTAGAATGTGGTAATTGTAAAACGATTTGGCAGCCATATACGGATGAAGATCGCTTATTTGGATGTCACCTATGCTATACTAACTTTAAAGCACCTTTGATTACTGAGCTTATTCAAAATAAGATTTGTTTCTCTTCTCTAACAGAAAAAATCCAGGGATCTTTACATATTGGCCGCGGTCCTGGAGAAATAGTAAATGTGAATCCTCTCCTTAAGTTAATTGCTTTAAATGAAGCTCTTCAAGATACATTATCACGGGAAGATTACGAACAAGCAGCGTTGATACGTGATCAAATTAACCATTTAAAAAATCAAAATTCTCATGATTCTGCCCAATGA
- the frr gene encoding ribosome recycling factor: protein MSILQDTEKKMDAASDFFHKEVKAFRTGKAHPALVETVNIDVYGTTMRLADIATISVADTRQLVISPYDANNVSAISKGIIAANLNLQPNVEGTLIRIKIPEPTTEYRNEIVKQLRRKCEEAKVSIRNIRREANDKLKKSVDLTEDAVKGMEKKIQELTDKFCKHIDDITKQKEADILSL, encoded by the coding sequence ATGTCTATTTTACAGGATACAGAAAAAAAAATGGATGCCGCTTCTGATTTTTTCCATAAAGAAGTCAAGGCATTTAGAACTGGGAAAGCACATCCTGCTTTAGTAGAGACAGTGAATATTGATGTGTATGGTACAACCATGCGCTTAGCTGATATTGCAACGATTTCTGTTGCAGATACACGTCAGCTGGTTATTTCTCCTTATGATGCAAATAACGTATCCGCTATTTCTAAAGGGATTATTGCTGCAAATCTTAATCTACAACCTAATGTTGAAGGAACTTTAATACGTATTAAAATTCCAGAGCCTACGACAGAATATAGAAATGAAATTGTAAAACAACTTCGTCGTAAGTGTGAGGAAGCAAAGGTATCTATTCGCAATATACGTAGAGAAGCTAATGATAAATTAAAAAAGAGTGTAGATTTAACAGAAGACGCTGTGAAAGGAATGGAGAAAAAGATCCAGGAGTTAACGGATAAGTTTTGCAAACACATTGATGATATTACCAAGCAAAAAGAGGCGGATATTTTATCATTGTGA
- the pyrH gene encoding UMP kinase, producing MSKEVKRILFKVSGESLSTDQGGSSRIDEIRLSRLVGELRDVRMCGIEVAVVIGGGNIIRGLSQQKMLQINRVSADQMGMLATLINGMALSDALKADDIPCLLTSTLSCPQLAELYTPQKSSEALRQGKILICTTGAGSPYLTTDTGAALRACELNADVLFKATMHVDGVYDKDPRVHRDAVRYDTITFKDFLNQQLNVMDPAAISLCMEANIPIRIFNFAKHSLKEALLNEYIGTLICSGEDA from the coding sequence ATGTCCAAAGAAGTGAAGCGTATCTTATTTAAGGTCTCGGGGGAATCTCTTTCTACGGATCAAGGAGGATCTAGTCGCATTGATGAAATTCGGCTGTCAAGATTAGTAGGTGAACTTAGGGATGTTCGTATGTGTGGTATCGAGGTTGCCGTTGTTATAGGCGGAGGGAATATCATACGAGGATTATCTCAACAAAAAATGTTGCAAATTAATCGTGTGTCTGCAGATCAAATGGGTATGCTAGCCACCCTAATTAATGGTATGGCATTATCCGATGCACTAAAAGCTGATGATATCCCTTGTTTATTAACTTCTACACTTTCTTGTCCTCAATTAGCAGAGTTGTATACTCCTCAAAAGTCTTCTGAAGCATTACGCCAGGGAAAAATTCTGATTTGTACAACAGGAGCAGGTTCTCCTTACTTAACAACGGATACTGGAGCGGCCTTACGAGCTTGTGAATTAAATGCCGATGTTTTGTTTAAGGCTACTATGCATGTTGATGGAGTCTATGATAAAGATCCTCGGGTGCATAGAGACGCTGTCCGATATGATACAATTACTTTTAAAGATTTCCTTAATCAGCAACTAAATGTGATGGATCCTGCGGCTATTTCCTTATGTATGGAAGCAAATATTCCTATTCGTATTTTCAACTTTGCTAAACATTCTTTAAAAGAAGCTCTTCTCAATGAATATATTGGGACATTGATTTGTAGTGGAGAGGATGCTTAA
- the tsf gene encoding translation elongation factor Ts, with product MSDFSMETLKLLRQQTGVGLTKCKEALTECQGNLEEAIVYLRKLGLASAEKKEHRETKEGVIAVKSDIRGTAIVEVNVETDFVANNAVFIAFVDSLVESVLDHRIDDLDALLQMPSSKDPSITIDESRAVTMQTVGENIRIRKVSYLPKVADESIGIYSHGNGKSVAVTILSGSSNHIDLARDISMHIVATQPHFISKENVPDDVLNREKEIICLQAQGKPQSILDKIVQGKLETFFQDTCLLEQAFIKNPDVTIRNLIDEAQEKSGCSIQVKDFILWKVGV from the coding sequence ATGAGTGACTTTTCTATGGAAACCCTCAAGCTCTTAAGACAACAAACTGGGGTGGGGTTAACCAAATGTAAAGAAGCCTTGACTGAATGCCAAGGAAATCTTGAAGAAGCTATTGTTTACTTACGTAAATTAGGTCTTGCTTCTGCAGAAAAAAAAGAACACAGAGAAACTAAAGAAGGTGTCATCGCAGTAAAATCAGATATTCGCGGGACCGCTATAGTTGAAGTGAATGTAGAAACAGACTTTGTGGCTAATAACGCTGTATTTATTGCCTTTGTTGATAGTCTTGTAGAAAGTGTTTTAGACCATCGTATAGATGACTTAGATGCATTGCTTCAAATGCCTTCATCTAAGGATCCTTCGATTACAATAGATGAGTCACGAGCAGTTACTATGCAGACAGTTGGAGAGAACATTCGTATTCGGAAAGTTTCGTACTTACCAAAAGTAGCTGATGAAAGCATTGGTATCTATTCTCATGGCAATGGAAAATCTGTAGCTGTAACTATACTGTCTGGTAGTTCCAACCACATAGATTTGGCTAGAGATATCTCTATGCATATTGTAGCAACTCAACCACACTTTATAAGCAAAGAAAATGTTCCTGATGACGTTTTAAATAGAGAAAAGGAAATTATTTGCCTACAAGCACAAGGAAAACCTCAGTCAATTCTTGATAAAATTGTTCAGGGAAAGCTAGAGACATTTTTCCAAGACACTTGCTTATTAGAACAGGCATTTATTAAGAATCCTGATGTCACGATTCGTAATCTGATTGATGAAGCACAAGAAAAGAGCGGCTGTTCTATTCAGGTGAAAGACTTCATTTTATGGAAAGTTGGTGTTTAG
- a CDS encoding porin encodes MKKLLKSALLVAVGSTASLQALPVGNPAEPSLLIDGTMWEGTSGDPCDPCATWCDAISVRAGFYGDYVFDRVLKIDTTKTVDDMAAAPTATGQDSAPTTTNTAATRNNAAYGKHIHDAEWATNSAYLALNIWDRFDVFCTLGAANGYFKAGSDAFSVVGLFGLSAASVAAADLPNVFLTQGVVELYTDTAFSWSIGARGALWECGCATLGAEFQYAQSKPKVETLNVFCTPAQFTVHKPRGYKNTTFPLPADAGTDAATDTKSATIQYHEWQAGVALSYRLNMLVPYFGVKWSRASFDADNIRIAQPKLASAILDLTAWNPTFMGTAASTEVNEKLNDFIQIASMQINKMKSRKACGIVVGATLVDADKWSITGEARLIDERAAHVNAQFRF; translated from the coding sequence ATGAAAAAACTCTTGAAATCGGCATTATTGGTTGCCGTAGGTTCTACTGCCTCCTTACAAGCTTTGCCTGTAGGGAATCCAGCTGAGCCAAGTTTATTAATTGATGGGACAATGTGGGAAGGCACTTCTGGTGATCCTTGCGACCCTTGTGCAACTTGGTGCGATGCTATCAGCGTTCGCGCAGGATTTTACGGAGATTATGTTTTCGATCGCGTATTAAAAATAGATACAACAAAAACTGTAGATGATATGGCCGCAGCTCCAACTGCAACAGGTCAGGATAGCGCTCCTACCACTACAAACACAGCTGCAACAAGAAATAACGCAGCTTACGGAAAACATATCCATGATGCTGAGTGGGCTACGAATTCTGCATATTTGGCATTAAACATTTGGGACCGTTTTGACGTCTTCTGCACCTTAGGCGCTGCTAATGGATATTTCAAAGCTGGTTCTGATGCGTTTAGCGTAGTAGGTCTTTTCGGACTTAGCGCCGCTAGTGTTGCTGCTGCAGATTTGCCTAACGTATTCTTAACTCAAGGTGTTGTTGAGTTATACACAGACACTGCGTTCTCATGGAGTATCGGTGCTCGTGGAGCTTTATGGGAATGTGGTTGTGCAACTTTAGGAGCAGAATTCCAATATGCACAGTCTAAACCTAAAGTCGAAACACTAAACGTTTTTTGCACTCCTGCACAATTTACGGTCCACAAACCTCGAGGATATAAGAACACAACTTTCCCTCTACCTGCCGACGCAGGAACTGATGCAGCTACAGATACAAAATCTGCAACAATTCAATACCATGAATGGCAAGCAGGTGTGGCTTTATCTTATCGACTCAACATGTTAGTACCTTACTTTGGAGTTAAATGGTCTCGCGCATCCTTTGATGCAGACAATATCCGCATTGCCCAACCAAAATTAGCCTCCGCAATTTTGGACTTAACAGCTTGGAACCCAACCTTCATGGGTACAGCTGCGTCAACTGAAGTAAATGAAAAACTTAACGACTTTATACAAATTGCTTCCATGCAAATTAATAAAATGAAGTCTAGAAAAGCTTGTGGTATTGTTGTTGGAGCGACTTTGGTTGATGCTGACAAGTGGTCTATTACAGGTGAAGCACGCTTAATTGATGAAAGAGCAGCTCACGTTAATGCTCAATTCAGATTCTAA
- a CDS encoding penicillin-binding transpeptidase domain-containing protein — translation MKYQKKRRSHLAVLEKTNRMLLGIIIVFAVIAVRLWHLAVVEHDQKLEEAYKPQIRVIPELVERATICDRFGKVLAENRMQYDVSVAYGAIQDLPSRAWHLNAQGERELVFVRKNYISRLAELLAEELHLDKETIEDNIHARASVLGSIPYLVQSNVPERTYLKLKMIAKHWPGLHVQPSMHRYYPFGKMAADILGYVGPISAQEYKRVMHELSRLRECVRAYEEGENPSFPDGLASIDQVRSLLHSLESNAYDLNALVGKLGIESSWDGQLRGQLGKKTVLVDRRGNFIQELQNVSAVSGKKLQLTLSAELQAFADSLLVEHERMESFRSAQSLKKQKFLPPLFPWIKGGAIIALDPNNGQVLAMASSPRYDGNDFVHMRINSEAVEERSSVYRWLENTDHISELYDRKVPLKRERKHPFTGEYYDEELLLTFDYFLDFIFPDISEVKVVIKQLGTLGNAVRLQQCISQLLQYFSYSQGCCSCSSVFDAVFPSEEGHHLIGKVISMKEQQWIAHCSQKYQQEIAEIKEKLMEFFSGLSANYDKILLLDLFQLVIDPVRVHPELLTSFDSLSLSTFFDLQGHYIALRSAFSKIMESTFVEVDFKNWRKQSFAKFLEIKRKQEKERKQRYPTPYVDYLLEERRAQYQDFRCCYLDKFLVYLFSDADKEDRLKPYYEVISIWKQELESGAHKALPWYEHYLFLRQHLSYFSSHLLHLFLSFREFSELQRPLYGDYPLMITRNMPQKEQDLAAAFYPAYGYGYLRSHSFAQAATLGSIFKLVSAYSVLSQEVLQGHENIDYLSKLLVILDRQSYGYSSSKPHVGFFKNGAPIPVFYRGGVLPKNDYVGRGHIDLLSALEMSSNPYFSLLVGDYLSDPEDLCHAAALLGFGEKTGIGLPGEYPGVIPQDVSYNRSGLYATAIGQHTLVVTPLQTAVMLASLVNGGVLYVPNLVLGTWEGDSFSSVLSKQKRIVFMPEVISELFKLGMRNVIWGNYGTTRSIRSQFSPELLSRIIGKTSTAESIVRVGLDRQYGSMKMKHVWFAAVGFADTELTQPDIVVIVYLRLGEFGRDAAPMAVKMIDMWDKIKKRESCCKNS, via the coding sequence ATGAAATACCAGAAAAAACGTCGTTCTCATCTTGCTGTTCTTGAGAAAACGAACAGAATGTTGCTAGGAATCATCATTGTATTCGCTGTTATTGCTGTACGTTTATGGCACTTAGCAGTTGTAGAACATGATCAAAAGCTAGAAGAAGCATACAAACCACAGATACGTGTAATCCCTGAACTTGTAGAGCGTGCAACAATTTGTGATCGTTTTGGTAAAGTATTAGCAGAAAATAGGATGCAGTATGATGTGAGTGTGGCTTACGGGGCTATTCAGGATTTACCTTCGAGAGCATGGCATTTAAATGCACAGGGAGAGCGAGAGCTTGTTTTTGTAAGGAAGAATTACATTAGCCGCTTAGCGGAATTACTTGCTGAGGAGTTGCATCTCGATAAGGAAACTATAGAGGATAATATTCACGCGAGGGCGTCGGTATTGGGCTCTATACCTTATTTGGTGCAGTCAAATGTTCCTGAACGTACCTACTTAAAATTGAAAATGATAGCAAAACATTGGCCGGGTTTACATGTCCAACCCTCAATGCATCGTTACTATCCTTTTGGGAAAATGGCTGCAGATATTTTGGGTTATGTTGGGCCAATTAGTGCTCAAGAATATAAGCGGGTCATGCATGAACTCAGTAGATTACGTGAATGTGTGCGTGCTTATGAAGAAGGGGAAAATCCTAGTTTCCCTGATGGTTTAGCAAGTATTGATCAAGTACGTTCTTTATTACACTCTTTAGAAAGTAATGCATATGATTTGAATGCTTTAGTAGGAAAATTAGGGATAGAATCTTCATGGGATGGACAATTAAGAGGGCAGTTAGGAAAGAAAACAGTTCTTGTGGATCGTCGAGGGAATTTTATTCAAGAATTACAGAATGTTTCTGCAGTTTCTGGGAAGAAGTTGCAGTTGACATTATCAGCAGAATTACAAGCATTTGCAGATTCTTTGCTTGTCGAGCATGAGAGAATGGAATCCTTTCGTTCTGCACAGTCTTTAAAGAAACAAAAGTTCTTACCCCCTTTATTTCCTTGGATTAAAGGTGGGGCTATTATTGCTTTAGATCCTAATAATGGCCAGGTGCTAGCTATGGCTTCCTCGCCACGTTATGATGGAAATGATTTTGTGCATATGCGCATTAATTCTGAGGCTGTTGAAGAGAGGTCTTCGGTATACCGTTGGTTAGAAAATACAGACCATATTTCTGAATTATATGATAGAAAAGTTCCTTTAAAACGAGAAAGAAAACATCCTTTTACAGGAGAATATTATGATGAAGAGCTTCTTTTAACATTTGATTATTTTTTGGATTTTATTTTCCCCGATATTTCCGAGGTTAAAGTTGTTATCAAGCAACTAGGGACATTAGGAAATGCAGTGCGTCTGCAACAATGTATCTCACAACTATTACAATATTTTTCTTATTCTCAAGGATGTTGTTCATGTTCTTCTGTTTTTGATGCCGTATTTCCTTCTGAGGAAGGGCATCACCTTATAGGAAAGGTGATTTCTATGAAGGAACAACAGTGGATAGCGCATTGTTCTCAAAAATATCAGCAGGAAATTGCTGAGATTAAAGAAAAACTTATGGAGTTTTTTTCTGGTCTTTCTGCGAATTATGATAAGATCCTTCTTTTGGATCTATTTCAATTGGTCATTGATCCTGTAAGAGTACATCCTGAATTACTTACATCTTTTGATTCGTTATCGCTATCTACATTTTTTGATTTACAGGGGCATTATATCGCTTTGCGTAGTGCTTTTTCGAAAATTATGGAGAGTACTTTTGTAGAGGTGGATTTTAAAAATTGGAGGAAACAATCTTTTGCTAAATTTCTTGAAATTAAGAGGAAGCAAGAAAAAGAACGTAAGCAACGTTATCCGACGCCTTATGTTGATTATCTTTTAGAAGAGAGGCGTGCGCAGTATCAGGATTTTCGTTGTTGTTATTTGGATAAATTTTTGGTGTATTTGTTTTCTGATGCTGATAAGGAGGACCGCCTAAAGCCTTATTATGAAGTTATATCTATATGGAAGCAGGAGTTAGAAAGTGGTGCTCATAAAGCATTACCTTGGTATGAGCATTATTTATTTTTGAGACAGCATCTTTCGTATTTTTCTAGTCATCTTTTACATTTATTTTTATCGTTTCGGGAGTTTTCTGAATTACAGCGGCCTTTATATGGGGACTATCCGCTGATGATTACGAGAAATATGCCTCAAAAAGAACAAGATCTAGCGGCGGCGTTTTATCCTGCCTATGGTTATGGTTATTTACGATCACATTCTTTTGCACAAGCGGCGACATTAGGATCTATTTTTAAGTTAGTTTCTGCTTATTCAGTGTTGTCTCAGGAAGTATTGCAGGGTCATGAGAATATAGACTATCTTTCTAAGTTATTAGTAATTTTAGATCGGCAATCTTATGGATATTCGAGTTCGAAACCTCATGTTGGATTTTTTAAAAATGGAGCTCCGATTCCTGTGTTTTATCGCGGGGGTGTTTTGCCTAAGAATGATTATGTGGGTCGTGGCCATATTGATTTGCTTTCAGCTTTAGAAATGTCTAGCAATCCTTATTTTTCTTTACTTGTTGGTGATTATCTTTCTGATCCTGAGGATTTATGTCATGCTGCAGCTTTGCTTGGTTTTGGGGAAAAAACAGGCATAGGGCTTCCCGGAGAGTATCCAGGTGTAATTCCTCAAGATGTTTCGTATAACCGTTCTGGATTATATGCTACGGCTATAGGTCAGCACACGCTTGTAGTCACTCCTTTACAGACAGCAGTGATGTTAGCTTCTCTAGTTAATGGAGGAGTTCTTTATGTGCCCAATTTAGTTTTAGGTACATGGGAGGGGGATAGCTTTTCTTCTGTGCTTTCTAAGCAGAAGCGTATTGTGTTTATGCCAGAAGTGATTTCTGAGTTATTTAAGTTAGGTATGCGTAATGTTATTTGGGGAAATTATGGAACAACGCGGAGTATTCGTAGCCAATTTAGTCCTGAATTGCTTTCGCGTATTATCGGTAAAACGAGTACAGCAGAATCCATTGTGCGTGTAGGTTTAGATCGGCAGTACGGCAGTATGAAAATGAAACATGTTTGGTTTGCTGCTGTTGGCTTTGCGGATACTGAATTGACGCAGCCAGATATTGTTGTAATTGTGTATTTGCGTTTAGGAGAGTTTGGTAGAGATGCTGCACCCATGGCTGTTAAGATGATCGATATGTGGGATAAGATAAAAAAAAGAGAATCTTGTTGTAAGAATTCGTGA
- a CDS encoding tetratricopeptide repeat protein, producing the protein MEEAAKHLAKEFLCSGINFFLSGEYEQAERRLQEALELDPSAALAYCYLGIIALETGRISEALVWCVKGLESEPGDSYLRYCYGVALDRDNRYEEAIEQYRAYVLLHPDDIECWFSLGGAYHRLGKHSEALECFDKILELDPWNPQSLYNKAVISTDLGDEQGAINLLEVTVNKNPLYWKAWIKLGYLLSKKKQWDKATEAYERVVQLRPDLADGHYNLGLCYLTLDKTRLALKAFQEALFLNSEDADAHFYVGLAYMDLKQNQQASEAFHRALGINLEHERSHYLLGYLYHMEGEKEKAEKELRFLTVKDSMFAPLLQKTVSSGSSGYFGVN; encoded by the coding sequence ATGGAAGAAGCTGCGAAACATCTAGCGAAAGAATTCCTCTGTTCGGGGATCAATTTCTTTTTAAGTGGGGAATATGAGCAAGCAGAACGAAGATTACAAGAAGCTTTGGAGCTAGATCCTTCAGCAGCGCTAGCTTATTGTTATCTAGGGATTATTGCTTTAGAGACTGGGAGGATTTCTGAGGCTTTAGTTTGGTGTGTCAAAGGTTTAGAGTCTGAACCTGGAGATAGTTATTTGCGTTATTGTTATGGGGTTGCCTTAGATCGGGATAATCGTTATGAGGAGGCAATAGAACAGTATCGTGCATATGTGCTTTTGCATCCTGATGATATTGAATGTTGGTTTAGCCTCGGGGGAGCATACCATCGTTTAGGCAAGCATAGCGAGGCTTTAGAATGTTTTGATAAGATTTTAGAGCTGGATCCTTGGAATCCGCAGAGTTTGTATAATAAGGCTGTGATTTCAACTGATTTGGGTGATGAGCAGGGAGCAATAAATTTATTAGAAGTTACGGTAAATAAGAACCCTCTATATTGGAAGGCGTGGATAAAATTAGGCTATTTGCTTTCAAAGAAAAAACAATGGGATAAAGCTACAGAAGCTTATGAAAGGGTGGTGCAATTGCGCCCTGATTTAGCGGATGGTCATTATAATTTAGGTTTGTGTTATCTTACTTTAGATAAAACACGTTTAGCATTAAAAGCTTTTCAGGAAGCATTATTTTTAAACTCTGAAGATGCAGACGCGCATTTTTATGTAGGGTTAGCCTATATGGATCTCAAACAAAATCAACAGGCTTCTGAAGCATTTCATCGTGCTTTAGGTATTAATTTAGAACATGAGCGTTCGCATTATTTGCTTGGTTATCTGTACCATATGGAGGGAGAGAAGGAAAAAGCAGAAAAAGAATTACGATTTTTAACTGTTAAAGATTCTATGTTTGCTCCTTTACTGCAGAAAACAGTTTCCTCAGGTTCTTCAGGATATTTTGGTGTGAATTAA
- the sufB gene encoding Fe-S cluster assembly protein SufB encodes MSQSIEEFLQNREDYPYGFVTPIESVGVDKGLNEEVIKKISSLRQEPAFILDFRLKAYQHWKSLREPSWARLNYGPVDYEDIVYFSSPKQKKPLGRLEEADPEILNTFKKLGIPLDEQKRLLNVQNVAIDLVFDSVSIGTTFKESLDKAGVIFCSMSEAIREYPDLIKKYLGSVISFRDNYFAALNAAVFSDGSFVYVPKGVRCPMEISTYFRINDKESGQFERTLIIAEEGSFVSYLEGCTAPSYSSNQLHAAVVELVAHERATIRYSTVQNWFSGDKKTGQGGIYNFVTKRGLCAGDKSKISWSQVEVGAAITWKYPSCILKGNESVGEFYSIALTNGRMQADTGTKMIHVGKKTTSTVVSKGISADESQNTFRSLVSISQGARDSHNYTQCDSMLIGKSCGAYTDPKIIVGNPVSSVEHEATTSKLRADQLMYLRSRGLSMEEAMSLVIHGFCREIIDQLPLEFAQEALKLLFVKLENSVG; translated from the coding sequence ATGAGTCAATCTATAGAAGAATTTTTACAAAATCGTGAAGATTATCCTTATGGCTTTGTTACACCAATAGAGTCTGTGGGCGTGGATAAAGGTCTTAACGAAGAAGTGATTAAAAAAATTTCTTCTTTGCGTCAAGAACCTGCATTTATTCTGGATTTTCGATTAAAAGCTTATCAACATTGGAAAAGCTTACGAGAGCCTAGTTGGGCTCGGTTAAATTATGGTCCTGTGGATTATGAGGATATCGTTTATTTTTCCTCTCCTAAGCAAAAAAAACCTCTGGGTCGTTTAGAGGAAGCGGATCCTGAAATTTTAAATACGTTTAAAAAATTAGGTATTCCTTTAGATGAACAAAAACGTTTGTTAAATGTACAAAATGTAGCTATTGATTTGGTTTTTGATTCTGTTTCCATAGGTACGACGTTTAAAGAATCTCTAGATAAGGCAGGGGTGATTTTTTGTTCGATGAGCGAAGCGATTCGTGAATATCCAGACCTGATAAAAAAATATTTAGGCTCTGTGATTTCTTTCCGGGATAATTATTTTGCTGCTCTGAATGCAGCTGTATTTAGTGACGGATCTTTTGTGTATGTTCCTAAGGGCGTACGTTGTCCTATGGAAATTTCTACTTATTTTAGAATTAACGATAAAGAATCAGGACAGTTTGAGCGCACGTTAATTATTGCTGAAGAAGGTTCATTTGTAAGTTACTTGGAAGGATGTACTGCTCCATCATATTCTTCGAATCAGCTACATGCTGCTGTTGTTGAATTGGTGGCACATGAAAGAGCGACTATTCGTTATTCTACTGTGCAGAATTGGTTTTCTGGGGATAAGAAGACGGGACAGGGTGGTATATACAATTTTGTGACTAAACGAGGTTTATGCGCTGGAGATAAATCAAAAATTTCTTGGTCTCAGGTAGAAGTTGGTGCAGCAATTACATGGAAATATCCTAGTTGTATTCTGAAGGGAAATGAAAGTGTAGGAGAGTTTTACTCAATAGCCCTAACAAATGGGAGAATGCAAGCAGACACAGGGACAAAAATGATACATGTCGGGAAGAAAACCACATCAACAGTGGTTTCCAAAGGTATTTCTGCTGATGAATCTCAAAATACATTTAGGAGTCTTGTATCTATTTCTCAGGGAGCACGTGATAGTCATAATTATACGCAGTGTGATTCTATGTTGATAGGGAAATCATGCGGAGCCTATACAGATCCTAAGATTATTGTAGGGAATCCGGTGTCTTCTGTTGAGCATGAAGCGACGACATCGAAATTGCGGGCTGACCAGCTAATGTATTTGCGTAGTCGTGGCTTGAGTATGGAAGAAGCTATGAGTTTAGTTATTCATGGTTTTTGTCGTGAAATTATAGATCAATTGCCTTTAGAATTTGCTCAAGAGGCATTAAAGTTATTGTTTGTTAAGCTAGAAAATAGCGTGGGTTAG